Proteins encoded together in one Juglans regia cultivar Chandler chromosome 9, Walnut 2.0, whole genome shotgun sequence window:
- the LOC108992696 gene encoding protein CUP-SHAPED COTYLEDON 2-like — MESYGYFDNTDADHLPPGFRFHPTDEELITYYLLKKVLDSNFTGRAIAEVDLNKCEPWELPEKAKIGEKEWYFFSLRDRKYPTGLRTNRATEAGYWKATGKDREIYSTKTGSLVGMKKTLVFYRGRAPKGEKSNWVMHEYRLEGKFAYHYLSRSSKDEWVISRVFQKSGSGGGGSVGSKKTRLICSAASITLYPEPSSPTSVSLPPLLDSSPYATATAASSVNLTDRDRCSYDSPIAREHVSCFSTIAAAAASAAATNFNPSFDLAPPLPAIASVDPFARFPTNVGVSTFPSLRSLQDNLQLPFFFPQGAAPMFHGGSAEPGLCSSSGTWPMQEDLKVDGTGGGRAGMGPTELDCMWTY, encoded by the exons ATGGAGTCCTACGGCTATTTTGATAACACAGATGCTGATCACTTGCCTCCTGGATTTCGCTTTCACCCTACTGATGAAGAACTTATCACATACTACCTCCTCAAGAAAGTCTTGGACAGCAACTTCACCGGCAGAGCCATTGCCGAAGTTGACCTCAACAAGTGCGAGCCATGGGAGCTACCTg agaAAGCAAAGATAGGAGAGAAAGAGTGGTACTTCTTCAGCCTTCGTGACCGCAAGTACCCAACTGGCCTTAGAACTAACAGGGCTACTGAGGCTGGATACTGGAAGGCTACTGGGAAAGATAGGGAGATTTACAGCACCAAGACTGGTTCTCTCGTGGGGATGAAGAAGACGCTCGTCTTCTACCGAGGAAGAGCTCCTAAAGGAGAGAAGAGTAACTGGGTCATGCATGAGTACCGACTCGAAGGCAAATTTGCTTACCATTACCTCTCTAGGAGTTccaag GATGAGTGGGTCATATCCCGGGTGTTTCAGAAGAGCGGATCCGGCGGTGGAGGAAGTGTTGGATCGAAGAAGACTCGCCTGATCTGTTCTGCTGCTAGTATTACCTTGTACCCAGAGCCCAGCTCACCTACCTCGGTCTCCCTCCCTCCGCTGCTTGACTCCTCGCCCTACGCCACCGCCACTGCCGCGTCCTCCGTCAACCTCACCGATCGTGATCGCTGCTCGTACGACAGCCCAATTGCAAGGGAGCACGTGTCCTGTTTCTCCACCATAGCCGCAGCAGCCGCCTCCGCTGCTGCCACCAACTTCAACCCTAGCTTCGACCTCGCTCCACCACTGCCTGCAATTGCCTCCGTCGACCCCTTCGCGCGGTTTCCGACGAACGTTGGAGTCTCGACGTTCCCGAGCCTGAGGTCCTTGCAGGATAACCTTCAGCTGCCGTTCTTCTTCCCGCAGGGAGCGGCGCCTATGTTCCACGGAGGCTCCGCCGAACCTGGCCTCTGCAGCTCGTCTGGGACATGGCCAATGCAGGAGGACCTAAAGGTCGATGGCACCGGTGGTGGCAGAGCGGGAATGGGTCCCACTGAGCTTGACTGCATGTGGACCTACTAA
- the LOC108992707 gene encoding putative pentatricopeptide repeat-containing protein At3g15200, whose translation MQYSKFQPLRAFPRENIQRELKLKFQALSTNDRSRHLISHKPFSPLANILDPHSPKSAKSATFTRRSEFRLPGRAETTRFVHSVADSDQPSEFRRDPDHQSTIFVQNLLKFRRDKPAEEIERALDLCELTLSEDLVLNVLQRHRSDWRPAYVFFEWVCKRGREGSAYSPGSVVYNEVLDILGKLRRFEELVKVLDEMSSRKGLVNEETYGILINRFAAAHKVEDAIGVFNRRKEFGLDSDLVPFQRLLMWLCRYKHVEAAETLFHSKRYEFGCDIKTWNIILNGWCVLGNVYEAKRFWNEIIASKCRPDLFTHGTFINALTKKGKLGTAIKLFRAMRENGLNPDVVICNCIIYALCFKKRIPEALEVFEEMKERGCLPNAATYNSLIKHLCKIRRMEKVYELLEEMEQKKGSCLPTDKTWNYLLKSLKKPEEVPELMERMERNGCQMTCDTYNLMLKLYMDWDDEARVRYTWEEMERNGMGHDRRSYTIMIHGFYDKGRIRDALRFFRQMISKGMVPEPRTNIFVDDMNDKLKMRAGEQVEISAEVDGSS comes from the coding sequence ATGCAGTACTCCAAATTCCAACCGTTGAGAGCATTTCCCCGGGAAAACATCCAACGTGAATTGAAACTAAAATTCCAAGCACTCTCCACAAATGATCGCTCTCGCCATCTCATTTCACACAAACCCTTCTCTCCCCTTGCcaatattcttgatcctcataGCCCAAAGAGCGCGAAATCTGCAACTTTCACAAGAAGATCCGAATTCCGTTTACCAGGAAGAGCCGAAACGACTCGCTTTGTGCACTCAGTCGCTGATTCTGATCAACCCAGCGAGTTTCGACGAGACCCAGATCACCAATCAActatttttgttcaaaatctACTCAAGTTTCGAAGGGACAAGCCGGCGGAGGAGATTGAGCGTGCTCTCGATCTATGCGAGCTCACGCTGAGCGAGGATTTGGTGCTGAACGTACTTCAGCGGCATCGTTCGGATTGGAGACCAGCGTATGTATTTTTCGAGTGGGTTTGtaaaagaggaagagaaggaagTGCTTACTCACCTGGGTCGGTTGTTTACAATGAGGTTCTTGATATTCTTGGGAAATTGCGGCGTTTTGAGGAGCTTGTCAAAGTGCTCGACGAAATGTCGAGCAGAAAGGGCCTTGTCAATGAAGAGACCTATGGGATTTTGATCAATAGATTTGCGGCTGCTCATAAGGTGGAGGACGCAATTGGTGTATTCAATAGGAGGAAAGAGTTTGGATTAGACAGTGATTTGGTTCCATTTCAGAGGCTTTTAATGTGGTTATGCCGGTATAAGCATGTGGAGGCTGCGGAAACTTTATTTCATTCAAAGCGATACGAGTTTGGTTGCGATATCAAGACCTGGAATATCATTCTCAACGGCTGGTGCGTGTTGGGGAATGTTTACGAGGCAAAAAGGTTTTGGAATGAAATAATTGCATCTAAATGTCGGCCGGATTTGTTCACGCACGGGACTTTCATAAACGCTCTGACAAAGAAGGGGAAATTGGGCACCGCGATCAAGTTGTTCCGAGCTATGCGGGAGAATGGTTTGAACCCAGATGTAGTGATCTGCAATTGTATCATTTATGCGCTTTGTTTCAAGAAGAGGATCCCTGAAGCTTTGGAAGTTTTTGAGGAAATGAAGGAGCGGGGCTGTCTACCAAATGCGGCGACTTACAACTCGCTAATCAAGCACCTCTGTAAGATAAGGAGGATGGAAAAGGTATACGagcttttggaagaaatggaaCAGAAGAAGGGCAGTTGTTTGCCAACTGATAAAACCTGGAATTACTTGCTCAAGTCCTTGAAGAAACCAGAGGAAGTTCCAGAGCTTATGGAAAGGATGGAGAGAAATGGGTGTCAGATGACTTGTGACACATACAATTTGATGTTGAAGTTGTATATGGATTGGGATGATGAGGCAAGAGTAAGATATACATGGGAGGAGATGGAGAGAAACGGGATGGGACATGACCGTCGATCTTATACTATTATGATCCATGGCTTCTATGACAAGGGGAGAATACGAGATGCGCTGCGTTTTTTCAGGCAGATGATATCGAAGGGAATGGTGCCAGAGCCAAGGACCAATATATTTGTCGATGACATGAACGACAAGTTGAAAATGAGAGCAGGCGAACAAGTGGAAATTTCAGCAGAGGTGGATGGCAGCTCATAG